AGTATTCTTTTCTCCTTTTTTCCCCGGAAATTTGTTCCAGTTCGTTTTTATATAATTCGGGTTTATTGAAGAATTTCAATAGCTCATCCGATGAATATTTATTTTCAAAAATACAGATGGATATATCTTTATGTTTAATTGATTGAATATCAGTCATATTTTAATGTCCTTTCTTCCATTCAAAACTTTCCATCATCCGTATCATATCTTGTTTTACATATTCTGCCATAGGCGCAATAGAATCTTTATTGGGAACGTTTTCAAAATACAACGCAGCGCGGAAAAAATGCTTCACGCTGTCGGTAAGAATAAATTGTACTTGCGAGGCGGTGTTTCCTGTCAAATCATAAAAAATGCCGTAAACGTGTTTTTCTCTATTTTCAAACACTTTTTCATCAATGGCGTCAGCGCGTACGGTGTGTTTATAAACAATTTTACGCGTATCTTCCAATAAATTAATCAAATCGTTATGAACGGGTTTGTAACTGCAATATACGCTTGCGTTTAATGATGGATAAATAATATCAATCCAATAATCCGAACCTTTTTCTATGCGCGGTTTTACTTGTGCAATTACCGATTTTTCAAATGAATATGGCAGTGAAACGGAGTCGAACTTTTTATAAACGTGTAGAGGTAAATCCACACGAAAATAACCGTAAGGACGTGGTATGGTTGTTTTTCCGCAACTCATTAAAAAGAAAAGAAAGGAAAAAACGAAACATACAAAAAAGAGGTTTTTTTTATTTTTTCGTATCTTCATTTTTAAGTTCCTCATCGGTTTTTATGTGGAGTTTTACTTTTTGTATGCGGCGTTTATCTACGGCGGTTACCTCAAAATCATATCTTCCGTACTTTATTTTTTCACCTTTCTTTGGAATTTCTCCTTTCAGTTCCAAAATAAGTCCGGCTAAGGTTTCCACATCTTCCGTCACTTTTACAAAATCTTCTTCGTCAATATCGGTAATTTTGAAGAAATCGTTTAAAAGAATTTTTGCTTCAAACACAAAATTTTGGTCGTCAACTTTATTGTACAATGTTTCTTCTTCATCGTATTCATCATTTATGTCGCCCACAATTTCTTCCATAATATCTTCCATTGTAACCAAACCCGAAATTCCGCCGTATTCATCTACCACTATTGCTATGTGAATTCTGTTTTCCTGAAATTCACTCAGTAAATTGTCAATTTTTTTTGTTTCAGGCACATAATAAGGCGGACGAATCAACGATTGCCATCGAAATGTAGTCGGTTTATCCAAGTGTGGAAGCAAATCTTTACTGAAAAGTACGCCCTTAATATTATCATGAGAGCCGGAAAATACCGGAATTCGCGAATAACCCGATTTTATGATAATATCCAGAACTTGTTTGAAGTTATTCTTAATGTCGGCGTCAACCATATCTACACGTGATGTCATAATATCCGAAACCTGAATATTGCTGAATTTTATTATTCCTTCCAGAATTTCCTTGTCTTCTTCTTGCGAACTGGAAGCCATTTCAAGCGCATAAGTCAATTCATCACGCGAGATATTGCTGTTCAAGTTCTTCGTGATTTTTTCATTTACCAGCGAAGTGGAATTTACAAGCAAGTTCACAAACGGTTTCAGCATATTTTGAAGAAAATATAAAACCCGAGAACTTCTTCGCATCACCTTTAGAGAATATTGTGAAGCATATACTTTAGGAATAGTTTCGGCAAAAAGCAGGATTAAAAAAGTAATGAAAGCGAGTTGAAGAAAAAATCCTGTAACGGGAGCATATTCAAAATTAAAAATAGAAGTTATAAAAGCAGAACAAAATACGATAAACGCAATTTTGATAAATGTATCGGAAATAAGAATAGTGGCAAGCAGTTTTTGTGGTGTTTGAAGCAACTTCAGAGCAATTCTATCTCGCTTGTCTTCACTTTCAGCCATTTTGTTTAACGAGTTGTTATCCAAAGAAAAATAAGCTACTTCCGAACCGGTTAAAAAAACGGAAACAGCCAAAAGCAGTAAAGAAACAATCGCTAAAATAATGATGTTGATAATACCAAACTGATTGAATTCTACTAACTTAAAAAAAGTATTAAAAGAGTTCTGTTCCAAGTTGATAAGTTTTTACGAAAAACCGATAAATATTTATGCAAAGATATAAAAAAGTTCTTTTCTTGTGTTTAAGAACTTCAAAAAGTTGAAAGTGTTTCGTGCCTGCCTGCTGCAAGCAGGTTTCTTGAATCTTGATTCTTGGTTCTTGTTTCTTGAATCTTTTTCGTATTTTTGCAAAAATGATTTTTGTATGCGAATAGATATTATTTCCGCCGTACCCGAATTGCTCGAAAGTCCTTTGAATTTTTCCATTGTGAAACGGGCGAAAGAAAAAGGATTGGTGGAAATTTTTGTACATAATTTACGTGATTATACGCAGGATAAACATCGGCGCGTGGATGATTACGCGTTTGGTTTTGGCGCAGGAATGGTGTTGCAAATAGAGCCGGTGGACAATGTTATTTCAGAACTGAAATCGGAACGGGAATACGATGAAATTATTTATACTTCGCCCGATGGAGAAAAATTTAATCAAAAATTAGCCAACCGATATTCAATGTCGGAAAATTTGATTATTCTTTGCGGACATTACAAAGGAATTGATCATCGTATACGGGAACATCTGATTACCAAAGAAATAAGTATTGGTGATTTTGTCCTTACCGGAGGCGAACTTCCGGCGGCAATATTTACGGATGCCATTGTACGTTTAATTCCGGGTGTAATAAGTGATGAAACTTCTGCGCTTTCGGATAGTTTTCAGGATAATTTATTAGCGCCGCCGGTTTATACACGTCCCGCGGATTACAAAGGGTGGAAAGTACCGGATATTTTACTTTCGGGACATCAGGCAAAAGTAGAAGAGTGGCTGCATCAGCAATCGGTAGAAAGAACCAAACGTTTACGACCGGATTTGTTAGATGAATAAAATATTCTCAATTTCCTATCGGGAGTATTTTAGAATATTTCTTGTTTTTGATAGATGAGATTTTTACTTATATATCTGATAATTATTAATTTAATCACAGCAATTCTATTTATTTACGATAAAATTGCCGCGCAAAAAGAATGGACAAGAATACCGGAATATCTGCTTCATTTTTTGGAATTGTCGGGCGGTGTTTTTGCTGTGATTCCATTAATGTACATTATTCGGCATAAAAATCTGAAATTCAAATATTACGTTGTAACTTATTTGATATTACTGTTATGGATTGTAGGAGTTTTGATGCTTAAATTTGAACTTTACCGATTGGCGAATCTATGAAACGTGAAAATAAAAAATCAAATGCGCTTTTTGAAGGAGTAAAAGAATTCAAAGAGAAAGATTTTGTGATTCATCAGGAAATTTTTAAAAATCTCGAAAAAAATCAAAATCCGCATACACTTTTTATCGGTTGTTCCGATTCGCGCGTGGTGCCTAATTTGATTACCAAATCGCTTCCCGGTGAGTTGTTTATTATTCGGAATGTGGCAAATTTGGTTCCTTTTTTCAGAAAAGATTTGGATGCGCATCTGGCAACTTCTTCTGCCATTGAATACGCTGTAAATGTATTGGAAGTAGAAAATATTATTGTTTGCGGACATTCAAATTGTGGAGGATGCAGAGCATTATATGCTTCAGAGAGCAAATTGAAAAATTTGCCTATGACAAAAAAATGGTTGGAGTTGGCTCAGCCGGTAAAAGCATTGGTAAAAGAGAAAATAAAAACAGAAAAAACGGAAACTTGCAAGCGCGATGAATTAACTGCCCAATTGAATGTAATAGAACAAATGAAACATTTATTGACTTTTCCGTACATTAAAGAACGGCTCGATAAAGGAAAACTGAACATTCTGGGTTGGTATTATGTAATTGAAACAGGGGAGGTTTTTAATTATTCACCCGAAAAACAGATTTTTGAAAGAATTGAGTAATTTTATAGTTCGAGTGTTTGAGGTTTGAACGTTTGATGTTTAAGAAATTGTCCGATAAATTTTAATATTTCAACTATTAGAGGTCAAAAGTCTTGACTCTTGGTTCTTGATGCTAAATGTCTAAAATAATATGAAAATAAAAGCAGGAATTATAGGTGGCGCAGGTTATACTGCGGGAGAATTAATTCGGATTTTAATTTATCATCCGAATGTGGAAATTGAATTTGTAAACAGCAGCAGCAATGCAGGTAATCTGATTGCGAATGTTCATAGTGGATTGATTGGAGAAACCGATTTACGTTTTACAGACCAATTGCCACTGGATAAAGTAGATGTGTTGTTTCTGTGTTCTGCTCACGGCGACAGTAAAAAATTTTTGGAGGAAAATACCGTTCCTGACGAAATGAAAATCATCGATTTGTCCACAGATTTTCGGCTCGTGCGACCTGAACACGATTTTGTGTATGGACTGCCTGAAATGAACAGGGAAGTAATAAAGCATTCAGATCACATAGCTAATCCGGGTTGTTTTGCTACAGCAATTCAATTAGCGCTTCTTCCTTTAGCAAGTAAAGGATTTTTGAATGATGAAATTCATATAAATGCCATAACGGGTTCTACGGGCGCCGGAGTAAAACCTTCCGATACTTCTCATTTTAGTTGGAGAAACAATAATATATCCATCTATAAACCATTTGAACATCAACATTTGCACGAAATTAAGCAATCTTTGTATCAGATGCAACCGGGTTTTGCACAACCTGTTAATTTTATCCCGGTGAGAGGAAACTTTGCTCGGGGAATTTATGCTACCGTTTATACAAAATGTAAGTTAGCTGCCGATGAAGTAAAAAAACTTTATCAGAACTTTTATAAAAATGCAGCTTTTACGTTTGTGGCGGATAAAAATCCCGATATGAAACAGGTGGTAAACACAAATAAAGCGGTGGTTTATGTAGAAAAACATGGAGATTATCTGTTAATTATTTCTATAATCGACAATCTTTTAAAGGGCGCTTCGGGACAAGCAGTTCAAAATATGAATTTAATATTTGGATTGGATGAAAGCGCCGGATTATACTTAAAATCTATCGGATTTTGAGCGTTAAAAATATGTTCTAAAACATGTTTTTGTCATAGCATGGTTAAAAAAGGTTAAATGCCTGAATATTGATTGTAAAAGTTTGCACAATTTAAAAACACGCTCTATATTTGTATCGTGATTTTTTCATAGTATTAGATTTAAGGTTAACAAAGATTGGTAGTCAGGCGTGGCTACCTTTCTCTTTTAAAAACACTTAAATTAAACACTTAAATTAAACACTTAAATTAAGCACTTAAATTAAGCACTTAAATTTCGCTCAATTCAAGCCAGCGCATTGTTTTTTCGTCAATCAATTCGGTCAATTCTGCAAATTTTTGTGGTAATTCTATGATTTCTTTTTCAGTTAAATTTCCTGACGAAAGTTTCGTTTCAATATCGGCTTTTTCCTTTTCCAGTTTCGGTATTTCTTTTTCCAATGCCTCAAACTCCTGCTTTTCTTTGAAACTCATCTTTCTTGGTCTATCTTTCTTATCTGAAAAATCTTGATTCTTGCCTCTTGATTCTTGCTTCTTTTCAGCGTCTTGATTTCTGGTTTTTTGTTCCTGACTATCACGGTATTGTGTATAATTCCCGGGAAAATCTCGTATAACACCTTCTCCTTCAAAAACAAACAGATGATCTACAATTTTATCCATAAAATAACGGTCGTGGCTTACTACAATAACACATCCTTTGAATGTTTGCAAATAATCTTCTAAAATGTTCAATGTAACAATATCCAAATCATTCGTCGGTTCATCAAGAACTAAAAAATTAGGATTTTTCATCAATACAGTACAAAGATGCAGCCGTCGTTTTTCGCCGCCGCTAAGTTTGTAAACGTAATTATGCTGTTTCTCAGGAGTGAATAGGAAATAATTCAAAAATTGTGAGGCATTCATCTTTTTTCCGTTTCCCAAGTTCACTTCTTCGGCAATTTCACGTACCACGTCAATTACTTTCATATCTTCGTTAAAATTCAATCCATCTTGGCTGTAGTAACCAAATACAACGGTTTCACCAATATCAAAACTGCCGCTGTCGGGTTTTACTTCGCCTAAAAGCATTTTTAGAAAAGTGGTTTTTCCGGTACCATTTTTCCCAACAATGCCGAGTTTTTCATACCGGGCAAAATTGTAGTAGAAATTATCCAGAATTTTTAAATCGCCATACGATTTGCTGATGTATTTTGCTTCAAAAATTTTTGAACCGAGATACGATGCTTTTACGGCAAGTTTTATGTTTTCGTTTACTGTTTTTTGTTTTGCGCGCTCTTCAATTTCCTGAAAACGGTCAATTCTTCCTTTTGATTTTCCTGTGCGCGCTTGAGGTGTGCTTCGTATCCATTCCAATTCACGCCGGTAAATGTTTTTAGCGCTTTCAGTTTCTGCATTAAAAACATCGATACGCTCCTGACGTTTTTCTAAATAATAACTGTAATTTCCTGAATATGAATAAAGTGTCTGATTATCGATTTCTAAAATATCGGTGCAAACTCGGTCTAAAAAATATCGGTCGTGCGTAACCATAAGCAACGCCATCGAAGAGCGTTTTAAAAAATCTTCCAACCATTCTATCATTTCCAAATCCAAATGATTGGTCGGTTCATCTAAAATCAATAATTCGGGTTCGCTGATCAATACATTTGCCAATGCAACCCGTTTGATTTGTCCGCCCGAAAGTTCTCCTATTTTTTGTTCAAAATCGGTTATTTTGAGTTTACCGAGGATTTGCTTGATGCGCGTTTCGTAATCCCATGCTTTTAAAATATCCATTTGAGCCAAAATATGATTCATTTTTTGCTCATCAGGATGCAGCATAATATGTTCGTATTCGGCAATGGTACGCACAATTTCATTATCCGATTGCAGACATGCGTCGATTACTGAAAAATCTTTGGGAAACTCAGGCGATTGTTCCAAATATCCGATTCGTAAATCTTTTTTAAATGAAATCTTGCCGTTGTCAGCGCTTTCTTTTCCGGCAATAATATTGAGAAGGGTGGTTTTTCCGGTTCCGTTTTTGGCAATCAACGCTATTCTCTGATTATCAGAAATTCCAAAGGAAATATTTTCAAAAAGATGTTTGTCGCCAAAAGATTTTGTAAGATTTTCAACCTGCAAATAACTTATCATAACTCAAAAGAATTTGATGCAAAGATAGGTATTTGTTTTCTATCTAAATTATATACGCCGCTCCAAGTAATAAAACATTCAGTGAAATTACAATTAAAAAACTTGTAAACAACATTTTTTTAAGTTCTTTTCTTTGTCCGGAGAAAAAATACGCATAAAACATCGTAACAATCGTATTGCTTATCATAGCAAGCAAAATGCTCATTATCACAATTTTTGGTTGAATTTCACCTATATTCTGAAGCAAATTAAGTATAAAAGGGGTAATATCGCTAAAACCACTTAACAATGAAAGTGCAGTTACGCCTGAATTTCCCACATAACGCACTGTGTATGTTGTAAGCAAAGTAAAAAATACAAATAATCCTGCAAATATTAGTGCGACTTTAAACTCCAGCGGATTTTTATACTCTTTTTCTTCGGCGTTTTCATCCGTAATTTTCAATTCCGCCTTTCCATTCTTTTTTCGGTAAAAAAACCAGGAAACAACAGCGGCGACAATTACCATAACGAGCAGATAAGGGTAAATCTGTATAAAAATAGCTTTACTGAAAATAAAAATTAAAATCAGAAATTTAAGAAACATCATACTCTTGGCAATAATCATTGCACCTGTAAATTTTGGAAGTTCATTGGTCGAAGCTGTTTTAGATTCTTTGGCTAAAATAGCAATGGTGGCAGTGCTGCTATAAAGCCCGCCTAAAAGTCCTGAAACAAAAATGCCCGATTCTTTGAAAACATATCTTTTCAATAAATAAGAAGCATACGAAATACCTGAAACCACCACAGTTGCAAGCCAAACAGAATAGGGAGTGAGATTTATTCCTTCAATAATGTTGTTCTTAGGTAAAATAGGAAGAACTATACCGCTGATGATCAAAAATTTAGATAAAGTTATCAATTCGTCGTTGCGCATTTTGTTTGCAAACTGTTTAAAGGTAGATTTCATTTCAGAAAGCATTAAAATAAGCACAACTACCATCAGAGAAAACCACATAGGTTGAGTAATAACAACGGGAGCAAGACAATAGGTGATAAGACCGATGAGAATAGTTGTAAGCCCGTAAATGTCGTGATTGCGGATTTTTCCGTAATAATTCAAGCCGAAAAAAACAACCAATGCAAATCCGCCGCCAAAAAAGAGAAATAGATTGGTTTTATCAAGAATGTACAAAATATACCCTAAAATTCCTATGAACGTAAAAGTACGGTCGGTACCAAAAGTGGTGATTTCTCCTTTGTCTCCTTCGTGTTTTTGCTGCAATTTTCGCTGCGAAAGTCCGATAAGAAATGAAAAAACCGTAACTAAAACAAATGAAACGAGTTCGGCTGGTAATATTTGAAGAAAATTTTGCATTGGCATATTCAATTTTAAAATACAACAATTTAAAAACTAAAAAGTTATAGATTTTATTACCAAGCAAGTTGTACGTCTTTCCCAAAAGGTGTAAAAGCTAATCGTGCAAATTTGAAATGTTGTTTTGCAAAAGGTAATCCTACAATCGTGATGGCAAATAAAACTCCTAAAAGAACGTGCGTAATGCTAATCCAAATACTCCCGATCAAAATCCATATCACATTCATTATAAATGAAAGACATCCCGATTTATTTGGTTTATCTGTGATTTTTGCTCCGAAGGGCCAAAGCATTAACGCTGCCAGTTTCAGCGTTTGCAATCCGAAAGGAATGCCCACGATGGTAACCATCATTCCTACGCTGGAAACTACGTATTGCGTGGCAGAAACAAATCCGCCAAAAACGAGCCAGAGAACATTGCCGAGAGTTTTCATAAATTATTGTTTAGATGTTTTTTCAATTGTTTTCCTTCTTCAGTTAAAAAATATTTTTGATTAGGATGTCTCGGATTGTCAGGATAAGTTGGCTCTATAAGTTTCAATTCTACCGATGGATTAAGATAGTTAGACATAAAATTCTCTCTATCTTTCAGTTGAAGAATTTCCATTAACTCGCTTCTTTTCATTTCGCCCGAAAGTATCTCAACGACTTTCTTTACTTCTATCGGTACTTGCTTGCCGGATGCTTGTTGGGTGCTTGTCGGGCGCTTGTCGGGCGCTTGTTGAAGATTAGCTCGGAAAATAATAGTCTTAAACTCGTCATCATCAATAAATTCAGGTTCGCTCAGTCCAGCTTTTTTCGCAATTCTTACCATATCCATAGTGCCTGTACCGAGTCTTTCAATGTAGCCTGCGAGATACATCGGTTCTGCTAAAAGAGGATTAGCCGGTACTGAACGATGTAATTTTTTAAGTTTATCTGTTGTCCAACCTAATGGAAGATTCCCTGGATTCCAAATTTCCAATCGATCCTTAAATAACATCACCTGAATACTTCCATTGCAAGTGTAATCGCGATGCGCTACGGCATTTACAATGGCTTCAGAAATTATTTCTCTCGGAATTTCGTAAGCGCCCGGAATGGAAGCTCCCTCAGATCGTGTCCCTATCGAATAATCTAATTTTGATAATACGAATTCTTCCGCTTGATTTACAAGTTCAAAAACATCTCCTTTGAAAACTTTGTATGATGGAATTGGTTTTTCTAATTCTGTACCTAAAAAATAGGCGCATCTTATTTCAGAATTGATAAAGAAACGTTGTGGTTCACGTCCAAATAATAGAAGGGCTGCATTTGACAATTTTCCATCATTATATAAATTCAGATGAGTTAAAATATCTTCCGTTGATGCTGCTTCCGATAAAGGAAATCCTCTCTTTTGTTTCGATAATTTTATGAAATTAATAATTTTGTTTGTGTCAATGTCAGATAACGAAGCGTTGTTGTCTGTAGAAGCGTCAAAAGGAGCGGTGCGCACAATCTCTTTTTCAATCAAATAATTTACTAATGAAGTGTAAACGGCAGTTTTGAGTTCAGAAATGTCTCTAAAACTTTTTCTGATTAATTTTTCTTGAGCTTTGTTAATCAACAACACTTCTTTTGGATGTCTTTCAGAATTAGAATGTTCAGTAATAAACACATAACGTGTTTTCCTGTGTAATGTGGCGTGGTCAAACTCTCTTTCTGTAGGTGATATGCCTTTTTCGTCCTCAAATCCGTAAAGTTTTCCAAATAATCCAATATACACGCCACTTTGTTCTACTTCTTTCAAATAAGTCTGGGTTACAGTTGTATCAGATGCCGGAAGTAATTCAAAAATAAATGGTTCAAAAAACTTTCCCAATAAAGCATCCGATTTTATATAATCGTGTAATTCTCTTCTTTCTTTTGAAAATTCACTTTGAACACTGCTTATAAAAACTTTAGTTTTAGGCATATTATTGAAGTTTTTGGAATTACAAAGCTACAAAAAGAAATGTATTATTAAAGACACAAACTAACGAAAAATTGAATAACTGCTAAAGAGACTGTTATAATTTCAAAAGAAAAAACTACAAGGGTAAGCCTCATAGTTTTTCGTTTGTATAATTTTATAGGCAGAGTCAATAAATGATAAACAATTAAATATTTTTAACACTTCTTTTTTAAGGGATAAAATTATTCAACTTCTATTTTAAGAGATGGACGTTTACTTGAAGATAACTTAATTTTAATTAAATCAAATATGTAATATACAATAGGCACTATGACTAATGTCAAAAACATAGAACTTGTCAAGCCACCGATTAATACCCAGGCGATACCATTTTTCCACTCAGAACCGGCACCGGTAGCCAATCCGATGGGTAATAATCCGATAATCATAGCAATAGTTGTCATAAGAACCGGACGTAATCGTGTTCGTGTAGCGGTAAGAAGTGCGTGTATTGTATTATACCCTTTTTCTTTTAAGTGGTTGGTAAAATCCACTACAAGTATGGCATTTTTCGCGACTAATCCAACCAACATAATAAGTCCGAGAATATTGAAAATACTCAAGTTGTCATTTGTCAGAGCAAGTGCAAGTATAGCCCCAACAATAGCTAAAGGAATGCTGAAAAGTACGACAAAAGGATATACAAAAGAATTATACAAAGCTACCATAACAAGGTATACGAAGAATATCGCTGTAATAAGCGCCAATCCTAAACTTCCGAACGCATCATCTTGCATCTTCATATTACTATCATAAGCAATACTTACGTTAGAAGGTAGATTCAGTTTATTAATTTTTTCTTTTATTTCATTTCCCACATCGCCATCAGGACGTCCAAAAGTTTGTCCCATTATGCTAATAGATGGTACGCGATTATGTCGTTCCAATTTAGAACTTCCATTATCAAAGGAGATATTGGCAAATTGTGATAATTTTACTTGCGCTCCCATCGTATTGAGAAAAGTAAGATTTTTTACATCCTCCATACTTTTACGATTGAAGGCATCGTATTTTACTGTAATATCATATTCATTATTGCCGTCTTTATATTTGGCATCATTATTACCACTAAAAGCGGTAGCCATTACAGGTCCAACCGTTGCCAACGATAATCCCAGATCAGACATTTTATCTTTGTCAATTTCTACATTTATTTCCGTGTTGAGCTCATCAAGGGAGGAAGTAACATCCATTGCTCCCGGTGTTGTTTCCATAATATCTTTTATGATGACAGCATATCTCATTAAAGAATCCGGATTAGTTGATTTAACCAGCACTTGTAATGGACTATCGTCCGTGCCTCCTATCAAAGGGTTAAAGAATGTAGTGCGTACTTTAATGCCTGCGATTTTTCCGTTTAATTCATTTTTTATCAAATTCGCAAAAACATTTGCACTTAATTTTCGTTTGTTCTTATCTATCAATTTTACATCTATTTCTGCTTTATTAGAATTTCCTAGAGCGCCGCCGCTCAATAATCCTTCACTGGAAGAACCTATAGTTGTGAAGATAGATTGTACTTCTTTTTTCTGTGAAAGATATTGTTCTATTTCAAGCACTTTGAGATTAGTTTCTTTCAAAGTAGTGCCGGGAGCAAGTTCCACATTCATTACAAATTCTCCCGAGTCACCTAAACCAAATATCTCTTGTCCTACAAACCCCATTGGAATCAACATTATGGAAGCAATAAATAAGGCAGTGGCAAATCCTAATGTGGCTA
The genomic region above belongs to uncultured Paludibacter sp. and contains:
- a CDS encoding Gliding motility-associated protein GldE, giving the protein MEQNSFNTFFKLVEFNQFGIINIIILAIVSLLLLAVSVFLTGSEVAYFSLDNNSLNKMAESEDKRDRIALKLLQTPQKLLATILISDTFIKIAFIVFCSAFITSIFNFEYAPVTGFFLQLAFITFLILLFAETIPKVYASQYSLKVMRRSSRVLYFLQNMLKPFVNLLVNSTSLVNEKITKNLNSNISRDELTYALEMASSSQEEDKEILEGIIKFSNIQVSDIMTSRVDMVDADIKNNFKQVLDIIIKSGYSRIPVFSGSHDNIKGVLFSKDLLPHLDKPTTFRWQSLIRPPYYVPETKKIDNLLSEFQENRIHIAIVVDEYGGISGLVTMEDIMEEIVGDINDEYDEEETLYNKVDDQNFVFEAKILLNDFFKITDIDEEDFVKVTEDVETLAGLILELKGEIPKKGEKIKYGRYDFEVTAVDKRRIQKVKLHIKTDEELKNEDTKK
- a CDS encoding Carbonic anhydrase, with amino-acid sequence MKRENKKSNALFEGVKEFKEKDFVIHQEIFKNLEKNQNPHTLFIGCSDSRVVPNLITKSLPGELFIIRNVANLVPFFRKDLDAHLATSSAIEYAVNVLEVENIIVCGHSNCGGCRALYASESKLKNLPMTKKWLELAQPVKALVKEKIKTEKTETCKRDELTAQLNVIEQMKHLLTFPYIKERLDKGKLNILGWYYVIETGEVFNYSPEKQIFERIE
- the yfmR gene encoding Uncharacterized ABC transporter ATP-binding protein YfmR: MISYLQVENLTKSFGDKHLFENISFGISDNQRIALIAKNGTGKTTLLNIIAGKESADNGKISFKKDLRIGYLEQSPEFPKDFSVIDACLQSDNEIVRTIAEYEHIMLHPDEQKMNHILAQMDILKAWDYETRIKQILGKLKITDFEQKIGELSGGQIKRVALANVLISEPELLILDEPTNHLDLEMIEWLEDFLKRSSMALLMVTHDRYFLDRVCTDILEIDNQTLYSYSGNYSYYLEKRQERIDVFNAETESAKNIYRRELEWIRSTPQARTGKSKGRIDRFQEIEERAKQKTVNENIKLAVKASYLGSKIFEAKYISKSYGDLKILDNFYYNFARYEKLGIVGKNGTGKTTFLKMLLGEVKPDSGSFDIGETVVFGYYSQDGLNFNEDMKVIDVVREIAEEVNLGNGKKMNASQFLNYFLFTPEKQHNYVYKLSGGEKRRLHLCTVLMKNPNFLVLDEPTNDLDIVTLNILEDYLQTFKGCVIVVSHDRYFMDKIVDHLFVFEGEGVIRDFPGNYTQYRDSQEQKTRNQDAEKKQESRGKNQDFSDKKDRPRKMSFKEKQEFEALEKEIPKLEKEKADIETKLSSGNLTEKEIIELPQKFAELTELIDEKTMRWLELSEI
- the argC gene encoding N-acetyl-gamma-glutamyl-phosphate reductase, with protein sequence MKIKAGIIGGAGYTAGELIRILIYHPNVEIEFVNSSSNAGNLIANVHSGLIGETDLRFTDQLPLDKVDVLFLCSAHGDSKKFLEENTVPDEMKIIDLSTDFRLVRPEHDFVYGLPEMNREVIKHSDHIANPGCFATAIQLALLPLASKGFLNDEIHINAITGSTGAGVKPSDTSHFSWRNNNISIYKPFEHQHLHEIKQSLYQMQPGFAQPVNFIPVRGNFARGIYATVYTKCKLAADEVKKLYQNFYKNAAFTFVADKNPDMKQVVNTNKAVVYVEKHGDYLLIISIIDNLLKGASGQAVQNMNLIFGLDESAGLYLKSIGF
- the trmD gene encoding tRNA (guanine-N(1)-)-methyltransferase, with the protein product MFKNFKKLKVFRACLLQAGFLNLDSWFLFLESFSYFCKNDFCMRIDIISAVPELLESPLNFSIVKRAKEKGLVEIFVHNLRDYTQDKHRRVDDYAFGFGAGMVLQIEPVDNVISELKSEREYDEIIYTSPDGEKFNQKLANRYSMSENLIILCGHYKGIDHRIREHLITKEISIGDFVLTGGELPAAIFTDAIVRLIPGVISDETSALSDSFQDNLLAPPVYTRPADYKGWKVPDILLSGHQAKVEEWLHQQSVERTKRLRPDLLDE
- a CDS encoding conserved membrane hypothetical protein (Evidence 4 : Unknown function but conserved in other organisms) → MPMQNFLQILPAELVSFVLVTVFSFLIGLSQRKLQQKHEGDKGEITTFGTDRTFTFIGILGYILYILDKTNLFLFFGGGFALVVFFGLNYYGKIRNHDIYGLTTILIGLITYCLAPVVITQPMWFSLMVVVLILMLSEMKSTFKQFANKMRNDELITLSKFLIISGIVLPILPKNNIIEGINLTPYSVWLATVVVSGISYASYLLKRYVFKESGIFVSGLLGGLYSSTATIAILAKESKTASTNELPKFTGAMIIAKSMMFLKFLILIFIFSKAIFIQIYPYLLVMVIVAAVVSWFFYRKKNGKAELKITDENAEEKEYKNPLEFKVALIFAGLFVFFTLLTTYTVRYVGNSGVTALSLLSGFSDITPFILNLLQNIGEIQPKIVIMSILLAMISNTIVTMFYAYFFSGQRKELKKMLFTSFLIVISLNVLLLGAAYII
- a CDS encoding conserved membrane hypothetical protein (Evidence 4 : Unknown function but conserved in other organisms); its protein translation is MKTLGNVLWLVFGGFVSATQYVVSSVGMMVTIVGIPFGLQTLKLAALMLWPFGAKITDKPNKSGCLSFIMNVIWILIGSIWISITHVLLGVLFAITIVGLPFAKQHFKFARLAFTPFGKDVQLAW
- a CDS encoding putative membrane protein (Evidence 3 : Putative function from multiple computational evidences) codes for the protein MRFLLIYLIIINLITAILFIYDKIAAQKEWTRIPEYLLHFLELSGGVFAVIPLMYIIRHKNLKFKYYVVTYLILLLWIVGVLMLKFELYRLANL
- a CDS encoding conserved exported hypothetical protein (Evidence 4 : Unknown function but conserved in other organisms), translated to MRNLKMKIRKNKKNLFFVCFVFSFLFFLMSCGKTTIPRPYGYFRVDLPLHVYKKFDSVSLPYSFEKSVIAQVKPRIEKGSDYWIDIIYPSLNASVYCSYKPVHNDLINLLEDTRKIVYKHTVRADAIDEKVFENREKHVYGIFYDLTGNTASQVQFILTDSVKHFFRAALYFENVPNKDSIAPMAEYVKQDMIRMMESFEWKKGH